Proteins from one Erpetoichthys calabaricus chromosome 11, fErpCal1.3, whole genome shotgun sequence genomic window:
- the LOC114642280 gene encoding melanin-concentrating hormone receptor 2: protein MVAHPPLDSSLSSLSVHGYIPTWYVAIVHPASERRTIQWTMIINAMVWTGSFLLTVPVMLYSRTLQQEDVEVCILDLPSGPADMYWYTLYQSTVGFIIPLLIISTFYSLTLYHVFRSIRRVRRRQSVWAKRATKTVLMVIAVFLLCWSPFHVMQVLNLSTEAPTPTFLYAYHISICLSYAHSCINPLMLLFFAQNFQERLCPHKQSHSSQQSTSKQTVVKADGSSTITVDTNYRCTVI, encoded by the exons ATGGTGGCTCATCCTCCACTTGATAGCTCGCTGAGCTCACTTTCGGTCCACGGGTATATTCCAACATG GTATGTTGCAATTGTTCACCCAGCTTCAGAGAGAAGGACAATCCAATGGACCATGATCATTAATGCTATGGTGTGGACTGGCAGCTTTCTACTCACTGTGCCTGTGATGCTTTATTCAAGGACCCTCCAGCAGGAAGATGTAGAAGTTTGCATTTTGGACTTGCCCTCTGGTCCTGCAGACATGTACTGGTATACATTATATCAGTCAACTGTGGGCTTCATCATCCCCCTCCTCATTATTAGTACTTTCTATTCACTCACTCTCTACCATGTATTCAGGTCCATCCGCAGGGTACGCAGGAGGCAGTCTGTCTGGGCAAAGAGGGCCACTAAGACTGTTCTCATGGTCATCGCAGTTTTCTTGCTGTGCTGGTCACCTTTTCATGTCATGCAAGTTCTCAACCTCAGCACGGAGGCCCCCACTCCCACCTTTCTCTATGCCTACCATATCAGCATATGCCTCAGTTATGCTCACAGCTGCATTAATCCCTTGATGCTACTcttttttgctcaaaattttcaAGAAAGGCTCTGTCCACACAAGCAGTCACATAGCAGCCAGCAAAGCACCTCTAAGCAAACCGTGGTCAAGGCGGATGGTAGCTCCACCATCACAGTGGATACTAATTATCGCTGTACTGTCATTTGA